The following proteins are encoded in a genomic region of Pan troglodytes isolate AG18354 chromosome 2, NHGRI_mPanTro3-v2.0_pri, whole genome shotgun sequence:
- the GPR87 gene encoding G-protein coupled receptor 87: protein MGLNLTLAKLPNNELHGQESHNSGNRSDGPGKNTTLHNEFDTIVLPVLYLIIFVASILLNGLAVWIFFHIRNKTSFIFYLKNIVVADLIMTLTFPFRIVHDAGFGPWYFKFILCRYTSVLFYANMYTSIVFLGLISIDRYLKVVKPFGDSRMYSITFTKVLSVCVWVIMAVLSLPNIILTNGQPTEDNIHDCSKLKSPLGVKWHTAVTYVNSCLFVAVLVILIGCYIAISRYIHKSSRQFISQSSRKRKHNQSIRVVVAVFFTCFLPYHLCRIPFTFSHLDRLLDESAHKILYYCKEITLFLSACNVCLDPIIYFFMCRSFSRRLFKKSNIRTRSESIRSLQSVRRSEVRIYYDYTDV, encoded by the exons ATGGGGCTCAACTTGACGCTTGCAAAATTACCAA ATAACGAGCTGCACGGCCAAGAGAGTCACAATTCAGGCAACAGGAGCGACGGGCCAGGAAAGAACACCACCCTTCACAATGAATTTGACACGATTGTCTTGCCGGTGCTTTATCTCATTATATTTGTGGCAAGCATCTTGCTGAATGGTTTAGCAGTGTGGATCTTCTTCCACATTAGGAATAAAACCAGCTTCAtattctatctcaaaaacataGTGGTTGCAGACCTCATAATGACGCTGACATTTCCATTTCGAATAGTCCATGATGCAGGATTTGGACCTTGGTACTTCAAGTTTATTCTCTGCAGATAcacttcagttttgttttatgcAAACATGTATACTTCCATCGTGTTCCTTGGGCTGATAAGCATTGATCGCTATCTGAAGGTGGTCAAGCCATTTGGGGACTCTCGGATGTACAGCATAACCTTTACGAAGGTTTTATCTGTTTGTGTTTGGGTGATCATGGCTGTTTTGTCTTTGCCAAACATCATCCTAACAAATGGTCAGCCAACAGAGGACAATATCCATGACTGCTCGAAACTTAAAAGTCCTTTGGGGGTCAAATGGCATACGGCAGTCACCTACGTGAACAGCTGCTTGTTTGTGGCCGTGCTGGTGATTCTGATCGGATGTTACATAGCCATATCCAGGTACATCCACAAATCCAGCAGGCAATTCATAAGTCAGTCAAGCCGAAAGCGAAAACATAACCAGAGCATCAGGGTTGTTGTGGCTGTGTTTTTTACCTGCTTTCTACCATATCACTTGTGCAGAATTCCTTTTACTTTTAGTCACTTAGACAGGCTTTTAGATGAATCTGCACATAAAATCCTATATTACTGCAAAGAAATTACACTTTTCTTGTCTGCGTGTAATGTTTGCCTGGATCCAATAATTTACTTTTTCATGTGTAGGTCATTTTCAAGAAGGCTGttcaaaaaatcaaatatcagaaccaggagTGAAAGCATCAGATCACTGCAAAGTGTGAGAAGATCGGAAGTTCGCATATATTATGATTATACTGATGTGTAG